One part of the Mycobacterium marinum genome encodes these proteins:
- a CDS encoding p-hydroxybenzoic acid--AMP ligase FadD22 — MRNENVAGLLAERASEAGWTDQPAYYAPDVVTHGQIHDGAARLGAVLANRGLCRGDRVLLCMPDSPELVQVLLACLARGILAFLANPELHRDDHAFQERDTQAALVITSGPLCDRFAPSTVVDAADLFSEAARVGPAAYEILGGDAAAYATYTSGTTGPPKAAIHRHCDVFAFVEAMCRNALRLTPADIGLSSARMYFAYGLGNSVWFPLATGSSAVVNPLPVGAEVAATLSARFEPSVLYGVPNFFARVVDACSADSFRSVRCVVSAGEALEVGLAERLTEFFGGIPILDGVGSTEVGQTFVSNTVDEWRPGSLGKVLPPYEIRVVAPDGAAAGPGVEGDLWVRGPSVAESYWNWPEPLLTDEGWLDTRDRVCIDDDGWVTYACRADDTEIVGAVNINPREIERLIVEEDAVAEVAVVGVKEATGASTLQAFLVPASAEGIDGSVMRDIHRRLLTRLSAFKVPHRFAVVERLPRTANGKLLRSALRGQTPAKPIWELASAEHRSDAPGQLDDQSASALVSGTREVSLKERLAALQQERHRLVLDAVCGETAKMLGEPDPRSVNRDLAFSELGFDSQMTVELCHRLAAATGLRVPETVGWDYGSISGLAQYLEAELSGADRRVTPQSARSGARALPLIEAQLNKVEELTAAIADGEKPRVAERLRALLGTITEGQEHWGQRIAAASTPDEIFQLIDSEFGES, encoded by the coding sequence ATGCGGAATGAGAATGTAGCGGGACTGCTCGCCGAGCGGGCATCGGAAGCGGGATGGACTGACCAGCCTGCCTATTACGCGCCGGATGTGGTGACTCATGGTCAGATCCATGATGGAGCCGCACGGCTTGGCGCGGTGCTAGCCAATCGTGGCCTTTGCAGGGGGGATCGTGTCCTGCTGTGTATGCCGGATTCGCCGGAGCTGGTGCAGGTTTTGCTGGCATGCCTGGCGCGCGGGATCCTGGCGTTTCTGGCAAACCCGGAGCTGCACCGTGACGACCACGCGTTCCAGGAGCGGGACACGCAGGCGGCGCTGGTAATCACCTCCGGTCCTCTTTGTGACCGATTTGCGCCGTCGACGGTGGTGGATGCCGCGGATCTGTTTTCCGAGGCGGCCCGGGTCGGGCCGGCGGCCTACGAGATCTTGGGTGGTGACGCCGCCGCGTATGCCACCTACACCTCCGGCACAACGGGTCCGCCCAAGGCGGCGATTCACCGGCACTGCGACGTGTTCGCGTTTGTCGAGGCCATGTGTCGCAATGCGTTGCGGCTGACTCCCGCCGACATCGGGCTGAGCAGCGCGCGCATGTATTTCGCCTATGGCCTGGGAAATTCGGTCTGGTTTCCGCTGGCCACCGGTAGTTCGGCGGTGGTCAATCCGCTACCGGTGGGCGCGGAAGTCGCGGCGACGCTGAGCGCCCGATTCGAGCCCTCGGTGCTCTACGGTGTGCCGAATTTCTTTGCCAGAGTTGTCGACGCGTGTTCTGCGGATTCGTTCCGTTCGGTGCGATGCGTGGTATCGGCGGGCGAGGCTCTGGAGGTGGGGCTGGCCGAGCGGCTCACCGAATTCTTTGGCGGTATCCCGATCCTGGACGGGGTCGGATCGACCGAGGTCGGGCAGACGTTCGTATCCAATACCGTCGACGAGTGGCGCCCGGGCAGCCTGGGCAAGGTTCTTCCGCCCTACGAGATTCGCGTCGTGGCACCGGACGGTGCGGCCGCCGGGCCCGGGGTGGAGGGTGACCTCTGGGTCCGCGGACCGTCGGTTGCCGAGAGCTATTGGAACTGGCCGGAGCCGCTGCTGACAGATGAGGGTTGGCTGGACACGCGTGACCGGGTCTGCATCGACGACGACGGATGGGTCACCTACGCCTGCCGCGCGGACGACACCGAAATCGTCGGGGCGGTCAATATCAATCCGCGCGAGATCGAGCGGCTGATCGTCGAGGAGGACGCCGTCGCCGAGGTCGCGGTGGTTGGAGTCAAGGAGGCCACCGGCGCATCGACACTGCAGGCATTTCTCGTTCCGGCGAGCGCCGAGGGCATTGACGGGTCGGTCATGCGCGACATCCACCGACGATTGCTCACCCGCCTGTCTGCATTCAAGGTGCCGCACCGATTTGCCGTTGTTGAGCGACTTCCCAGAACCGCCAACGGGAAGTTGTTGCGTAGCGCGCTGCGTGGCCAGACCCCGGCCAAGCCGATCTGGGAACTCGCTTCGGCCGAGCACCGGTCCGACGCGCCCGGCCAACTCGATGATCAGTCGGCGTCTGCCCTGGTTTCGGGCACCCGCGAAGTGAGCCTCAAAGAGCGGCTGGCCGCGCTGCAGCAGGAACGTCACCGGCTGGTACTCGACGCCGTATGCGGGGAGACCGCGAAGATGCTCGGTGAGCCGGATCCGCGCTCGGTCAATCGCGATCTCGCCTTCTCGGAGCTCGGCTTCGACTCGCAGATGACCGTCGAACTCTGCCACCGTTTGGCCGCGGCCACCGGGTTGCGCGTGCCCGAGACGGTTGGGTGGGACTACGGCTCGATATCGGGACTGGCCCAGTACCTGGAGGCCGAACTGTCCGGCGCGGACCGGCGGGTGACGCCGCAGTCAGCGCGCAGCGGCGCGCGGGCGCTGCCGCTGATCGAAGCGCAGCTGAACAAGGTCGAAGAGCTGACCGCGGCCATCGCCGACGGTGAGAAGCCGCGAGTGGCCGAACGGTTGCGTGCCCTGCTCGGCACGATCACCGAAGGGCAGGAGCACTGGGGCCAGCGCATCGCCGCCGCCTCGACCCCCGACGAAATTTTCCAGCTGATCGATTCGGAATTTGGCGAATCATGA
- a CDS encoding LppX_LprAFG lipoprotein: protein MNQRKPAVISALLVALGLVLWVSGCSSDKSQPEAQSSTTVPADPALMAEVEQSLDATKALTSAHLAIRTTGKVDSMLGISSADVDLRAKPLAAKGDCTYNGEAGVPFRIKDDNISVKLFDDWSNLGSVADLSASRVLDPINGVTKLLSGVANLQSQGNEVINGIQTSKITGTLPTDSVKILDPGARSPRPATVWIAQDGSHRLVRANVDLGSGAVEVTLSKWNEPVNVD from the coding sequence GTGAACCAAAGGAAACCGGCGGTCATCTCCGCCCTTCTGGTAGCGCTTGGTCTGGTCTTGTGGGTGTCCGGATGTTCTTCCGACAAATCGCAACCCGAGGCCCAAAGCTCGACCACCGTACCGGCCGATCCGGCGTTGATGGCCGAGGTTGAGCAATCGCTCGACGCGACAAAGGCGTTGACCAGCGCGCATCTGGCGATCCGCACAACCGGGAAAGTCGACAGCATGCTCGGGATCAGTAGCGCTGACGTCGATCTCCGGGCCAAACCGCTCGCCGCGAAGGGTGACTGCACCTATAACGGCGAGGCGGGTGTCCCGTTCCGCATCAAGGACGACAACATCTCGGTCAAACTGTTCGACGACTGGAGCAATCTGGGCTCCGTGGCTGATCTGTCGGCCTCACGCGTGCTGGACCCCATCAATGGGGTGACGAAGTTGCTCTCCGGTGTCGCCAACCTGCAGTCGCAGGGCAACGAGGTCATCAACGGAATCCAGACCAGCAAGATCACCGGAACGCTGCCAACAGACAGCGTCAAGATCTTGGACCCTGGCGCGCGCAGTCCGCGACCGGCGACCGTGTGGATCGCCCAAGATGGTTCGCACCGCCTCGTTCGGGCCAACGTGGACCTCGGTTCCGGGGCCGTCGAGGTCACGTTGTCCAAATGGAATGAACCGGTCAACGTCGACTGA
- a CDS encoding type I polyketide synthase, with protein MTTSGESADQQNDKLFRYLKKVAVELDEARARLREYEQRATEPVAVVGIGCRFPGGADGPEGLWDLVSQGRDAVTEFPNDRGWDTEGLFDPDPDAEGKTYTRWGAFVENATNFDAGFFGIPPSEVLAMDPQQRLMLEVSWEALEHAGIDPMSLRGSSTGVFTGIFAPSYGGKDVGALQGYGLTGSPVSVASGRVAYVLGLEGPALSVDTACSSSLVAIHWAMASLRSGECDMALAGGVTVMGLPSIFVGFSRQRGLAADGRCKAFAAAADGTGWGEGAGVLVLERLSDAQRNGHNVLAVVRGSAINQDGASNGLTAPNGLAQQRVIQAALANCGLTSADVDVVEAHGTATTLGDPIEAEALLATYGQGRPTDQPLWVGSIKSNMGHTQAAAGVAGVIKMVQAMRHGRMPASLHVDEPSKRVDWESGAVSVLAEARDWPDAGRPRRAGVSSFGISGTNAHVILEEAPAPEAVPDGESNKGEPSLPVVPWVISARSAEALTAQAGRLLAHVQADPQSNPVDIGFSLAGRSAFEHRAVVVGADRQQLLTGLATLADGAPGAGVVTGQAGSVGKTAVVFPGQGSQRIGMARELHDQLPVFAEAFDAVADELDRHLRIPLREVMWGSDAALLDSTEFAQPALFAVEVALFAALQRWGLQPDFVMGHSVGELSAAYVAGVLTLADAAMLVVARGRLMQALPAGGAMVAVAAAEDEVLPSLTDGVGIAAINAPKSVVISGAEAAVTAISDQFAQQGRRVHRLAVSHAFHSPLMEPMLEEFARIAAQVEAREPQIALVSNVTGELASADGGFGSAQYWVEHVRRAVRFADSARQLHTLGATHFVEVGPGSGLTGSIEQSLAPAEAVVVSMLGKDRPEVASVLTAFGQLFSTGMSVDWPAVFAGSGATRVDLPTYAFQRRRFWEVPGADGPADATGLGLGGAEHALLGAVVERPDSGGVVLTGRLALADQPWLADHVIGGVVLFPGAGFVELAIRAGDEVGCAVVEELVLAAPLVLHPGMGVQVQVIVGAADDSGNRALSVYSRGDQSEDWLLNAEGMLGVEAASSGADLSVWPPEGADSVDISDGYAQLADRGYAYGPGFQGLVGVWRRDSELFAEVVAPSGVAVDKMGMHPVVLDAVLHALGLTAEQNPDSDETKLPFCWRGVSLHAGGAGRVRARLTMSGPDSIAVEIADAAGLPVLTVGALVTRAMSAAQLRAAVAAAGGGAHDQGPLDVIWSPIPLSGGGTHGSAQPAVVSWADFCAGGDGGAAGNAGVVVWEPNPAGEDVVGSVYAATHAALEVLQSWFDGDRAGTLVVLTHGAVAMPGENVSDLAGAAVWGIVRSAQAENPGRIVLIDADAAVEAAELVAVGEPQLVVRSGAVHAARLAPAPPLLAVPADESAWRLAAGGGGTLEDLVIEPCPEVQAPLAAGQVRVAVRAVGVNFRDVVAALGMYPGEAPPLGAEGAGVVLEVGPQVSGVAVGDSVMGFLGGAGPLSVVDQQLITRMPQGWSFAQAAAVPVVFLTALFGLQDLAKIQPGESVLIHAGTGGVGMAAVQLARHWGVEIFVTASRGKWDTLRAMGFDDDHIGDSRTLDFEEKFLAVTDGRGVDVVLDSLAGDFVDASLRLLVRGGRFLEMGKTDIRDADKISANYPGVWYRAFDLSEAGPVRMQEMLAEVRELFDTAVLHRLPVTTWDVRCAPAAFRYMSQARHIGKVVLTMPSALADGLADGTVLITGATGAVGAVLARHMLDAYGVRHLVLASRRGDRAEGAAELAAELSEAGANVQVVACDVADRDAVEAMLARLSGEHPPVRGVIHAAGVLDDAVISSLTPERIDTVLRAKVDAAWNLHEATLDLDLSMFVLCSSIAATVGSPGQGNYSAANSFLDGLAAHRQAAGLAGISVAWGLWEQSGGMAAHLSSRDLARMSRSGLAPMNPEQAVGLLDAVLAINHPLMVATLLDRPALEARAQAGGLPPLFAGVVRRPRRRQIEDTGDAAQSKSALAERLNGLSAGERQDALVGLVCLQAAAVLGRPSPEDIDPEAGFQDLGFDSLTAVELRNRLKSATGLTLPPTVIFDHPTPTAIAEYVGRQIPDSQATQADEEKLPESDGEMVSVTA; from the coding sequence ATGACCACCAGCGGTGAAAGCGCCGACCAGCAGAACGACAAGCTCTTCCGCTACCTGAAGAAGGTCGCTGTCGAGCTCGACGAGGCACGTGCGCGACTGCGGGAATACGAACAACGCGCAACCGAGCCGGTGGCGGTGGTAGGAATCGGCTGCCGGTTTCCCGGCGGCGCGGATGGCCCGGAAGGGCTTTGGGATCTGGTTTCGCAGGGGCGCGACGCCGTAACGGAGTTCCCGAATGATCGAGGGTGGGACACCGAGGGGTTGTTTGACCCGGATCCGGATGCCGAGGGCAAGACCTATACGCGGTGGGGTGCGTTTGTCGAGAACGCCACCAACTTCGATGCCGGGTTCTTCGGCATCCCGCCAAGTGAGGTCCTGGCGATGGATCCCCAGCAGCGGCTCATGCTGGAGGTCTCCTGGGAGGCGCTCGAGCATGCCGGGATCGACCCGATGTCGTTGCGCGGGTCCTCGACGGGGGTCTTCACCGGAATTTTCGCGCCCAGCTACGGCGGCAAGGACGTCGGTGCGTTGCAGGGGTACGGGCTGACCGGCTCGCCGGTGAGTGTGGCCTCGGGACGGGTCGCTTACGTGCTGGGGCTGGAAGGCCCGGCGCTGTCGGTGGATACGGCGTGCTCGTCGTCGTTGGTGGCGATCCATTGGGCGATGGCCTCGTTGCGTTCCGGGGAATGCGACATGGCATTGGCCGGCGGTGTGACGGTGATGGGGCTGCCGTCGATCTTCGTCGGGTTCAGTCGGCAGCGGGGGTTGGCCGCAGATGGGCGATGCAAGGCATTTGCCGCGGCGGCCGACGGGACCGGCTGGGGCGAAGGTGCCGGGGTGCTGGTGCTCGAGCGGCTATCCGATGCGCAACGCAACGGGCACAACGTATTGGCGGTGGTGCGGGGCAGCGCGATCAATCAGGACGGCGCGTCCAACGGCCTGACCGCGCCCAATGGGCTCGCCCAGCAGCGCGTGATCCAGGCGGCATTGGCAAATTGTGGGTTGACATCCGCCGATGTCGACGTGGTCGAGGCCCACGGGACCGCAACCACATTGGGTGATCCCATCGAAGCCGAGGCGTTGTTGGCCACCTATGGGCAGGGACGCCCGACGGATCAGCCGCTCTGGGTGGGCTCGATCAAATCGAACATGGGTCACACTCAGGCCGCCGCGGGTGTGGCCGGGGTGATCAAGATGGTGCAGGCCATGCGGCACGGCCGGATGCCGGCGTCGCTGCACGTCGATGAGCCTTCCAAACGAGTGGATTGGGAAAGCGGCGCGGTGTCGGTGCTGGCCGAGGCTCGGGACTGGCCGGATGCCGGGCGCCCGCGCCGGGCCGGTGTGTCCTCGTTCGGGATCAGCGGCACCAACGCGCACGTGATCCTGGAAGAGGCTCCGGCACCGGAAGCGGTGCCGGACGGCGAATCCAACAAGGGCGAGCCGAGTTTGCCGGTGGTGCCATGGGTGATTTCGGCGCGATCGGCCGAGGCGCTGACGGCGCAGGCCGGCCGACTGTTGGCCCATGTCCAAGCCGACCCGCAGTCCAACCCGGTCGACATCGGGTTCTCGTTGGCGGGCCGATCGGCGTTCGAGCACCGGGCCGTGGTGGTCGGCGCCGATCGCCAGCAATTGCTGACCGGGCTGGCGACGCTGGCCGACGGCGCGCCGGGCGCGGGCGTGGTGACCGGGCAAGCGGGGTCGGTAGGCAAGACCGCCGTGGTATTCCCCGGGCAGGGCTCGCAGCGCATCGGCATGGCCCGGGAACTCCATGACCAACTTCCAGTGTTTGCTGAAGCGTTTGACGCGGTGGCCGACGAGCTGGATCGTCATCTGAGAATCCCTCTGCGTGAAGTTATGTGGGGATCCGATGCGGCGCTGCTGGATAGCACCGAATTTGCTCAGCCGGCATTGTTCGCGGTGGAGGTGGCGTTGTTCGCGGCGCTGCAACGCTGGGGACTGCAGCCCGACTTCGTGATGGGCCACTCGGTGGGAGAGCTGTCCGCGGCCTACGTCGCCGGGGTGCTGACATTGGCCGATGCGGCCATGCTGGTGGTTGCGCGCGGCCGGTTGATGCAGGCCCTGCCGGCCGGCGGAGCCATGGTGGCGGTGGCCGCCGCCGAAGACGAGGTGTTGCCGTCACTGACCGACGGTGTGGGCATCGCCGCGATCAACGCCCCCAAATCGGTGGTGATCTCCGGGGCCGAGGCCGCGGTGACCGCCATCTCCGACCAGTTCGCCCAGCAGGGTCGGCGGGTGCATCGGCTGGCGGTCTCGCATGCGTTCCATTCGCCCCTGATGGAGCCGATGCTCGAGGAGTTCGCGCGGATCGCCGCCCAGGTTGAGGCGCGGGAACCACAGATCGCGCTGGTGTCGAATGTGACGGGCGAATTGGCCAGTGCCGATGGCGGTTTCGGATCTGCGCAGTATTGGGTCGAGCACGTTCGGCGGGCGGTGCGCTTCGCCGACAGCGCGCGGCAGCTGCACACACTCGGGGCGACCCATTTCGTGGAGGTCGGACCCGGTAGCGGATTGACCGGCTCCATCGAGCAGTCGCTGGCCCCCGCCGAGGCGGTCGTGGTGTCGATGCTGGGCAAGGACCGTCCCGAGGTGGCCTCGGTGCTCACCGCGTTCGGCCAGCTGTTCAGCACCGGGATGTCGGTGGATTGGCCGGCGGTATTTGCCGGCTCGGGTGCCACCCGGGTGGACCTGCCGACGTACGCCTTCCAGCGCCGGCGGTTCTGGGAGGTACCGGGCGCCGATGGGCCCGCCGACGCGACCGGATTGGGTCTCGGCGGTGCCGAGCATGCCCTGTTGGGTGCGGTGGTCGAGCGTCCCGATTCCGGTGGCGTGGTGTTGACCGGCCGGCTGGCGCTGGCCGATCAGCCTTGGCTGGCCGATCACGTGATTGGCGGAGTCGTGCTGTTCCCCGGGGCGGGCTTTGTGGAATTGGCCATCCGCGCCGGTGACGAGGTCGGCTGTGCCGTCGTCGAGGAGTTGGTGCTGGCCGCGCCGCTGGTGCTGCACCCCGGAATGGGCGTGCAGGTGCAGGTGATCGTGGGAGCCGCCGATGACTCCGGGAACCGGGCGCTGTCGGTGTATTCGCGCGGTGATCAGAGCGAGGACTGGCTGCTCAATGCCGAGGGCATGTTGGGGGTCGAGGCGGCAAGCTCCGGTGCGGATCTGTCGGTCTGGCCGCCGGAGGGCGCCGACAGCGTCGATATCTCCGATGGCTATGCGCAGCTGGCCGACCGCGGCTATGCCTACGGCCCGGGATTTCAGGGGCTGGTGGGGGTCTGGCGGCGCGATTCCGAGCTGTTCGCCGAGGTGGTCGCTCCCTCCGGAGTGGCCGTCGACAAGATGGGAATGCACCCGGTGGTACTGGACGCGGTGCTGCACGCGCTGGGGCTGACCGCCGAGCAGAACCCGGATTCCGATGAGACAAAGCTGCCGTTCTGCTGGCGGGGCGTGTCGCTGCACGCCGGCGGTGCCGGCCGGGTGCGGGCGCGCCTGACCATGTCCGGGCCGGATTCGATCGCGGTGGAGATCGCCGATGCCGCGGGGCTGCCGGTGTTGACGGTGGGCGCGCTGGTCACCCGGGCGATGTCGGCGGCCCAGCTGCGCGCCGCGGTTGCGGCGGCCGGTGGTGGTGCACACGACCAGGGGCCGCTGGACGTGATCTGGTCGCCGATACCGCTGAGCGGCGGCGGCACCCACGGGTCTGCTCAGCCCGCCGTGGTGTCGTGGGCGGACTTCTGCGCCGGCGGTGACGGTGGCGCGGCCGGCAATGCCGGTGTGGTGGTGTGGGAGCCCAACCCCGCGGGCGAGGATGTGGTGGGGTCGGTGTACGCGGCCACCCACGCCGCCCTGGAGGTGTTGCAGTCCTGGTTCGACGGGGACCGCGCGGGCACCTTGGTGGTGTTGACCCACGGCGCCGTGGCGATGCCCGGCGAGAACGTCAGCGACCTGGCCGGCGCTGCGGTATGGGGAATCGTGCGGTCGGCGCAGGCCGAGAATCCCGGCCGGATCGTGCTGATCGACGCTGACGCCGCGGTGGAGGCGGCGGAGCTGGTCGCAGTTGGGGAACCCCAACTCGTAGTGCGCTCCGGCGCGGTACACGCCGCTCGGCTGGCCCCGGCCCCGCCGCTGCTGGCGGTGCCGGCGGATGAGTCGGCGTGGCGGTTGGCCGCCGGTGGCGGCGGAACGTTGGAGGACCTGGTGATCGAGCCTTGTCCAGAGGTCCAGGCGCCCTTGGCCGCCGGACAGGTCCGGGTGGCGGTCCGTGCGGTCGGGGTCAATTTCCGCGACGTGGTGGCGGCATTGGGGATGTATCCCGGTGAGGCCCCGCCGCTGGGGGCAGAGGGCGCGGGGGTGGTCCTCGAGGTAGGTCCGCAGGTATCCGGGGTGGCCGTCGGTGACTCGGTAATGGGTTTCCTTGGTGGTGCCGGTCCGCTGTCGGTCGTGGACCAGCAGCTGATCACCCGGATGCCACAAGGGTGGTCGTTCGCCCAGGCCGCCGCCGTACCGGTGGTGTTCCTGACGGCCCTGTTCGGGTTGCAGGACCTGGCCAAGATACAGCCCGGCGAATCGGTGTTGATCCATGCCGGAACCGGTGGCGTGGGCATGGCAGCGGTGCAGCTGGCTCGCCACTGGGGCGTCGAGATCTTCGTCACCGCCAGCCGCGGCAAGTGGGACACGCTGCGCGCCATGGGATTTGACGATGACCACATCGGCGACTCCCGCACGCTGGACTTCGAGGAGAAGTTCCTCGCGGTCACCGACGGCCGTGGGGTCGATGTGGTGCTCGACTCGCTGGCCGGTGATTTCGTGGATGCTTCGCTGCGACTGCTGGTACGCGGCGGGCGTTTCCTCGAGATGGGCAAGACCGATATCCGCGACGCCGACAAGATCTCCGCCAACTACCCCGGCGTGTGGTACCGGGCCTTCGACCTGTCTGAGGCCGGCCCGGTGCGCATGCAGGAGATGCTGGCCGAGGTGCGGGAGCTGTTCGACACCGCAGTGCTGCATCGGTTGCCGGTCACCACCTGGGACGTGCGCTGCGCGCCGGCGGCCTTCCGGTACATGAGCCAGGCCCGCCACATCGGCAAGGTGGTGCTGACCATGCCGTCGGCGCTGGCCGACGGGCTTGCCGACGGAACGGTGCTGATCACCGGTGCCACCGGGGCGGTCGGTGCGGTGCTGGCCCGCCACATGCTCGATGCCTACGGCGTGCGTCATCTGGTGTTGGCCAGTAGGCGAGGCGATCGGGCCGAGGGGGCTGCCGAACTGGCCGCCGAGTTGTCCGAGGCCGGCGCCAATGTGCAGGTGGTGGCCTGCGATGTGGCGGACCGCGACGCGGTGGAGGCGATGCTGGCCCGGTTGTCGGGGGAGCACCCGCCGGTGCGTGGCGTGATTCACGCCGCCGGTGTGCTCGATGACGCCGTGATCAGCTCGTTGACGCCGGAGCGGATCGATACCGTATTGCGGGCCAAGGTGGATGCGGCCTGGAATCTGCACGAGGCCACCTTGGATCTGGATTTGTCGATGTTCGTGCTGTGTTCCTCGATCGCGGCGACCGTGGGCTCGCCGGGGCAGGGCAACTACTCGGCAGCAAACTCGTTCCTGGACGGGTTGGCGGCGCATCGGCAAGCCGCGGGGTTGGCCGGGATATCGGTGGCGTGGGGGCTGTGGGAGCAGTCCGGCGGCATGGCTGCACATCTGAGCAGCCGCGACTTGGCTCGGATGAGTCGCAGTGGGCTGGCTCCGATGAACCCGGAGCAGGCGGTAGGGCTGCTCGATGCGGTACTGGCGATCAACCACCCCCTCATGGTGGCTACGCTCTTGGATCGGCCCGCCCTGGAGGCCCGGGCTCAGGCCGGCGGCTTGCCGCCGTTGTTCGCCGGGGTGGTGCGCCGTCCGCGGCGGCGCCAGATCGAGGACACCGGGGATGCCGCCCAGTCGAAGTCGGCGCTGGCCGAGCGCCTCAACGGGCTGAGCGCAGGCGAACGCCAAGACGCCCTGGTTGGTCTGGTGTGTTTGCAGGCCGCAGCGGTGCTGGGCCGGCCGTCCCCCGAGGACATCGATCCGGAGGCAGGGTTCCAGGACCTCGGCTTCGACTCGCTGACCGCGGTAGAACTGCGCAACCGCCTCAAGAGCGCCACGGGTCTGACGTTGCCACCCACGGTGATCTTCGACCATCCGACACCGACTGCGATCGCCGAATATGTCGGCCGGCAGATTCCGGACAGCCAGGCAACCCAAGCCGATGAGGAAAAGCTGCCCGAATCCGACGGCGAGATGGTTTCGGTAACTGCGTAG